One window of the Halonatronomonas betaini genome contains the following:
- a CDS encoding cobalt-precorrin 5A hydrolase, giving the protein MAKDKLLVNKKKLAVITLTKGGIHIGALLKNNLKDLDLYIPEKFNTGKIDCNYYRSLKDLIVEKFKEYDALIFVMALGIVIRLIKDYLVDKRTDPAIITIDEQGKNVISTASGHLGGANQMSQELADLLNARPVITTATDTQGVLAVDLLSSQLDCSLEPFDLLTKANAALVNNRKINLYTDYNIEVPSWKKVDFYSLDRLSYSGSKPGFDLIISNNKHDLKDNQLQMIPKNIVIGIGAKKGISLKDVEVSISRIISELNLHKKSIKKLATIDLKAEEPAILEYTKKYNLELEIISRNKIKKIEDELNIKKSDFVKDTIGVSAAASPAAILASNQGELLLDKIRLNGITVSVYEEEVNYA; this is encoded by the coding sequence ATGGCAAAGGATAAACTTCTTGTCAATAAGAAAAAGCTTGCTGTAATAACCTTAACTAAAGGCGGTATTCATATTGGCGCCCTCTTAAAGAATAACTTAAAAGACCTGGATCTCTATATACCGGAAAAATTTAATACTGGTAAAATCGATTGTAATTATTATCGATCCTTAAAAGATCTAATAGTTGAAAAATTTAAAGAATATGATGCCCTGATATTTGTAATGGCTTTAGGGATAGTCATTAGACTTATTAAGGATTACCTGGTTGATAAAAGAACTGATCCTGCAATTATAACTATCGATGAGCAGGGGAAAAATGTCATCAGTACAGCATCCGGGCACCTTGGTGGGGCCAATCAAATGAGTCAGGAATTAGCAGATCTTTTAAATGCCAGGCCAGTTATAACTACTGCAACTGACACTCAGGGAGTATTGGCTGTTGATCTGCTTTCTTCTCAATTAGACTGTTCATTGGAGCCATTTGACTTACTCACTAAAGCCAATGCAGCACTTGTAAACAATAGAAAAATAAACCTTTATACAGATTACAATATTGAGGTTCCATCATGGAAGAAGGTAGATTTTTATTCACTTGATCGCCTGAGTTATTCAGGCTCAAAACCAGGTTTCGACCTGATTATCTCCAATAATAAACATGATTTAAAAGATAATCAACTCCAGATGATTCCAAAGAACATAGTTATTGGGATTGGGGCTAAAAAAGGTATATCTCTAAAAGATGTTGAAGTGTCTATAAGCAGAATAATTTCAGAATTAAACCTTCATAAAAAGTCTATAAAAAAGCTGGCTACAATTGATTTAAAAGCAGAAGAACCAGCTATATTAGAATATACTAAGAAATATAATTTAGAACTTGAAATAATCAGTAGAAATAAAATCAAAAAAATTGAAGATGAATTAAATATAAAAAAGTCAGATTTTGTTAAAGATACAATTGGAGTTTCAGCAGCAGCTTCACCGGCGGCAATTTTAGCATCTAATCAAGGAGAACTACTCTTAGATAAAATTAGATTAAATGGAATCACAGTTTCAGTATATGAAGAAGAGGTAAATTATGCGTAA
- a CDS encoding cobyric acid synthase encodes MTSQAMTIMIQGTASNVGKSLIAAGLCRVFHNRGLKVAPFKAWNMSSNSYLTEEDIEIGIGQTIQAIAAGSKPDVKFHPVLVKPLGEGKTELYLNGIRQGQYQFGDSDHQLNLKINEAINKSLDILKSEFDLIIFEGSGSPVELNRVGPDFGNMFAARLNNTPVFLTADISRGGALADLVGTLKLLSSEDRNLVKGLIINKFRGDFELLKPGLDFLEKHTGKQVLGTVPYLQKVNLPEEDTSPHLQLDQSTDLTYLEEEIENIAQQLEESLQIDSILNLARRDRNG; translated from the coding sequence ATGACCTCACAAGCCATGACAATAATGATCCAGGGAACAGCATCAAATGTTGGTAAAAGTCTCATAGCTGCAGGACTTTGCAGGGTTTTTCATAATCGAGGCTTAAAAGTTGCCCCCTTTAAAGCCTGGAATATGTCATCTAACTCCTATTTAACTGAAGAGGACATAGAAATTGGAATCGGCCAGACAATCCAGGCAATTGCTGCCGGCTCTAAGCCAGATGTCAAGTTTCATCCAGTCCTTGTAAAACCACTTGGAGAAGGAAAGACTGAATTATATTTAAATGGAATCAGGCAGGGTCAATATCAATTTGGAGATTCAGACCATCAATTAAATTTAAAAATCAATGAAGCAATCAATAAATCATTAGACATTTTAAAATCAGAATTTGATCTAATAATTTTTGAAGGCTCAGGCAGCCCGGTTGAATTAAATAGAGTAGGTCCAGATTTCGGCAATATGTTTGCTGCCAGATTAAATAATACCCCTGTTTTTCTGACAGCAGATATCAGCAGAGGAGGGGCCCTGGCAGATTTAGTTGGAACTTTAAAGCTTCTATCTTCAGAAGATAGAAATCTGGTTAAAGGGCTTATAATTAATAAGTTTAGAGGAGATTTCGAGCTTCTTAAGCCAGGTCTTGATTTTTTAGAGAAGCATACAGGCAAGCAGGTATTAGGAACAGTCCCCTATTTACAGAAAGTTAATCTGCCAGAAGAAGATACCAGCCCCCATCTTCAATTGGATCAGAGTACAGATCTTACTTATCTTGAAGAAGAAATCGAGAATATAGCTCAACAACTAGAAGAGAGCTTACAAATTGACAGTATTTTAAACCTGGCCAGGAGGGATAGAAATGGCTAA
- the cobK gene encoding precorrin-6A reductase, with protein MIWIMAGTADSYQVIEALVSLNKKLIVSVTSKYGKSIVESKYPVKVYQGKLDSSKMKEFCVDKEIEYIIDATHPFAEDASINAIATASELNIDYLRFERDNINLEQYSNNFLIKVKSYQEAAQEASQYKNIFLTTGSKSLDIFAKEVDNYQNRITARILPVIKYLKKAYKIGLKPVNILAAQGPFTTEFNQAAFKEYKADVIVTKAAGKTGGLEEKLKAASQLKIPVIIIKRPEIAYPVCYHHIEELIEYLEG; from the coding sequence ATGATCTGGATAATGGCAGGAACAGCTGATAGTTATCAGGTGATTGAAGCATTAGTCAGCTTAAATAAGAAATTAATTGTTTCAGTAACAAGCAAGTATGGAAAGAGTATAGTTGAATCTAAATATCCTGTTAAAGTCTATCAGGGCAAACTAGATTCTTCAAAAATGAAAGAGTTCTGTGTAGATAAAGAAATAGAATATATTATAGATGCAACCCACCCCTTTGCTGAAGATGCATCAATAAATGCTATTGCAACAGCATCAGAGTTAAATATAGATTATCTCCGTTTTGAGCGGGACAACATAAATTTAGAGCAGTATTCAAATAACTTTTTAATAAAGGTTAAATCCTATCAAGAAGCAGCTCAAGAAGCTAGCCAATATAAAAATATTTTTTTAACAACTGGCTCAAAATCATTGGATATTTTCGCTAAAGAGGTTGATAATTATCAAAATCGTATAACTGCTAGAATATTACCAGTTATAAAATACTTAAAAAAGGCTTATAAAATAGGACTGAAGCCAGTTAATATTCTGGCAGCACAGGGTCCATTTACAACCGAATTCAACCAGGCAGCATTTAAAGAATATAAGGCAGATGTTATAGTAACTAAGGCAGCAGGTAAAACTGGAGGGTTGGAAGAAAAATTGAAAGCTGCCAGTCAGTTAAAAATACCGGTGATTATAATTAAACGCCCAGAGATTGCTTATCCAGTCTGCTATCATCATATTGAGGAACTTATAGAATATCTGGAGGGATAA
- the cbiE gene encoding precorrin-6y C5,15-methyltransferase (decarboxylating) subunit CbiE produces MAKVNILGIGPGSKDYLLKITEEKIKEADVLIGSKRALSLFSDLNKETMEITAQLQKIKEFIARNYQSKKIAVLVSGDPGLFSLMNYLKREFNKDIFEVIPGISSLQLAAARLQMRWDDLEIVSLHGHPISDDFINLVKDEPKIVFLTDQNSSPDQIARILIENQIKNKKAAVCEDLSYSSENITKGSLKEIAAQNYSDLNVMVIYDEDLEI; encoded by the coding sequence TTGGCTAAAGTAAATATTTTAGGAATTGGTCCAGGTAGTAAAGATTATCTTTTAAAAATTACTGAAGAAAAAATAAAAGAGGCAGATGTATTAATTGGAAGCAAGCGGGCCCTATCTCTGTTTTCAGATTTAAATAAAGAAACTATGGAGATTACTGCTCAGCTTCAAAAAATCAAAGAATTTATCGCTAGAAACTATCAGAGCAAAAAAATAGCAGTACTGGTCTCAGGCGACCCAGGGTTATTTAGCCTTATGAATTATTTAAAGAGAGAGTTCAACAAAGATATATTTGAGGTTATTCCAGGTATAAGTTCTCTTCAACTTGCAGCTGCCAGGTTACAGATGAGATGGGACGATCTTGAGATAGTTAGCCTCCATGGCCATCCTATCAGTGATGATTTTATAAATCTGGTTAAAGATGAGCCTAAAATAGTATTTTTGACCGACCAGAATTCATCTCCAGATCAGATAGCCAGAATACTAATAGAAAATCAGATAAAAAATAAAAAAGCAGCTGTCTGTGAAGACCTTTCTTATTCCAGCGAGAATATAACAAAAGGCAGTCTTAAAGAAATTGCAGCCCAAAACTATTCAGATTTAAATGTGATGGTGATTTATGATGAAGACTTGGAAATATAA
- the cobI gene encoding precorrin-2 C(20)-methyltransferase — protein sequence MSGKLYGIGVGPGDPDLLTFKAVNILNNVDYIFAPKARDKDSNALKIIKDKVDYQDRLIELSFTMSKDKNKLNESRQQIASKIEDKLLEGYNCAFITLGAPCLYSTFIYIKEILKDREQLLEVETVPGVTSILSCAAGYNLHLVEAGDDLAILEAGFTEEKFKNILDNFNTVVILKPTTDLNNLLNILENQGLQDKMLLGSKTGFSDQFYIDNIDEIKKSKINYLSTLIVKKEGI from the coding sequence TTGTCAGGTAAATTATATGGTATAGGAGTTGGACCAGGTGATCCAGATTTATTAACATTTAAAGCAGTTAATATTTTAAATAACGTTGATTATATTTTTGCTCCAAAGGCAAGAGATAAAGATTCAAATGCCTTAAAGATCATAAAAGATAAAGTTGATTATCAGGATAGATTAATTGAATTAAGTTTTACAATGTCAAAGGATAAAAATAAATTAAACGAGAGCCGTCAGCAGATTGCCTCAAAAATAGAAGATAAACTGCTAGAAGGCTATAATTGTGCATTCATTACTCTAGGTGCTCCCTGTCTTTACAGTACATTTATTTATATTAAAGAAATATTAAAAGATAGAGAACAATTACTTGAAGTTGAAACTGTACCAGGGGTGACTTCTATCTTGTCCTGTGCAGCAGGCTATAATTTACATCTAGTAGAAGCCGGGGACGATCTAGCAATCCTTGAAGCCGGTTTTACTGAAGAAAAGTTTAAAAATATACTGGATAATTTTAATACAGTTGTTATCTTAAAGCCGACAACAGATTTAAATAACCTGCTTAATATCCTTGAGAACCAGGGGCTTCAGGACAAAATGCTCTTAGGAAGCAAAACAGGTTTCAGCGATCAATTTTATATCGATAATATAGATGAAATCAAAAAATCAAAAATTAACTACTTATCAACTCTTATAGTTAAGAAGGAGGGCATTTGA
- a CDS encoding FecCD family ABC transporter permease, whose amino-acid sequence MNKRNFLITAILFSLLILVSIYVLSLGSIDISYRTIINIIGSRLGLAELFASRTDRIIIENVRLPRNIMALLVGATLATSGLSMQGLFQNPLVSPYLIGISASASLGSVIAFTMGLSPSYYGLFAFVISMLTATIIYLFSRVNQRSSVTLLLLLGIGLGSLYSAISSFLIYYSGEDSFQVIVWLMGYLGDASWERITYAAPTIILGIIILNCFGSELNIFMSGEEEAKYLGVNVERTKKIILGISTFIVAISVAYGGLISFVGLVIPHILRILVGNNHKILLPLSSLGGALFLLIADTTARTVIAPIEIPIGIITSVIGGPFFIYLLIKRRAKLR is encoded by the coding sequence ATGAATAAAAGAAATTTTCTAATAACAGCTATATTATTTTCATTACTTATTCTGGTATCTATATATGTTCTAAGTTTAGGCTCAATAGATATATCTTATCGTACAATCATTAATATTATTGGCTCAAGATTAGGATTAGCCGAACTTTTTGCAAGTAGGACAGATAGAATAATAATTGAAAATGTTAGGTTGCCAAGGAATATAATGGCTTTACTGGTTGGGGCGACTTTAGCAACTTCAGGCCTTAGTATGCAGGGGCTATTCCAGAATCCACTGGTCAGTCCTTATCTGATTGGAATTTCGGCCAGTGCTTCTTTAGGCTCTGTAATAGCTTTTACAATGGGACTTTCCCCGTCTTATTATGGATTGTTTGCTTTTGTAATATCGATGTTAACAGCTACAATAATCTATCTTTTTTCTAGAGTTAATCAGCGCTCATCAGTTACATTACTTCTATTGCTAGGTATTGGATTGGGTTCATTATATAGCGCTATTTCCTCTTTTCTAATATATTATAGTGGAGAAGATTCATTCCAGGTGATTGTCTGGCTTATGGGTTATCTTGGAGATGCCAGCTGGGAGAGAATAACTTATGCAGCTCCCACAATTATTTTAGGTATAATAATTCTTAATTGTTTTGGTTCAGAACTTAATATCTTTATGAGTGGAGAAGAAGAGGCTAAGTATCTTGGAGTTAATGTTGAAAGAACTAAGAAAATTATTTTAGGTATTTCGACATTTATAGTAGCTATTTCAGTTGCCTACGGAGGTTTAATTAGCTTTGTAGGTCTGGTTATTCCCCATATATTAAGAATTTTAGTTGGGAATAATCACAAGATTTTACTGCCTTTAAGTTCTTTAGGTGGTGCATTATTTCTATTAATAGCAGATACCACAGCCAGAACAGTTATAGCTCCTATAGAGATTCCAATTGGAATTATTACTTCAGTTATTGGTGGTCCCTTTTTCATTTACCTTCTAATTAAGAGGAGGGCAAAGCTTAGATGA
- the cbiT gene encoding precorrin-6Y C5,15-methyltransferase (decarboxylating) subunit CbiT has translation MKTWKYNLPGIPDEEFIRNDTPMTKFEIRSVIMAKLQPGPEDIIFDIGAGTGSITVEAALASDKGQVYALERSSGAVEVLKENITKFDLNNVEVIPGQAPGKLKNLKKADRIFVGGSGGKLIEILDLSLKKLKPGGILVMTAVTLNTLTEASQYFNKNDLNIDIISLAVNRLETKGSYQMFAPLRPVFIIKYQNRRGE, from the coding sequence ATGAAGACTTGGAAATATAATCTGCCAGGTATTCCAGACGAAGAATTCATTAGAAATGATACACCTATGACTAAATTTGAAATTAGATCTGTTATAATGGCCAAGCTTCAGCCTGGGCCTGAGGATATCATTTTTGATATCGGGGCAGGAACAGGTAGTATTACAGTTGAAGCAGCTCTGGCATCAGATAAGGGCCAGGTATATGCCTTAGAAAGGTCTTCTGGTGCAGTAGAAGTATTAAAGGAAAATATAACTAAATTTGATCTTAATAATGTTGAAGTCATTCCAGGCCAAGCCCCGGGAAAACTTAAAAACTTAAAAAAAGCAGATAGAATTTTTGTTGGCGGCAGTGGAGGAAAATTAATAGAGATACTGGATTTATCATTAAAAAAGTTAAAACCAGGAGGCATCCTGGTAATGACAGCAGTTACTCTTAACACTTTAACTGAAGCCAGTCAATATTTCAACAAAAATGATTTGAATATAGATATTATAAGTCTGGCTGTTAATAGGTTAGAAACAAAAGGTTCTTATCAGATGTTTGCACCTTTGAGGCCGGTATTCATTATTAAATATCAGAATAGGAGAGGTGAATGA
- the cobJ gene encoding precorrin-3B C(17)-methyltransferase — translation MPATNKILYIIGIGPGSNQKMTIEANNILQKVDVIVGYKTYLKLIKDIISQNQITYTSGMREEKDRIEKAIEYTAAGNKTAIISSGDAGVYGMAGPVMELITKKNYQIDVEVIPGVPAANAAAAVLGAPLMHDYVTISLSDILTPWEQIKKRIKAAAQADFVTVLYNPRSSRRKKQLNFTKEYFLDKRSPETPVGIVRNISREGQEKLLTTLEKLPLEKVDMLSTVIIGNSQSYISEGKLITPRGYNL, via the coding sequence TTGCCAGCAACTAATAAAATACTATATATAATTGGTATCGGACCTGGTTCCAATCAGAAAATGACTATTGAAGCCAATAATATTCTGCAAAAAGTCGATGTTATAGTTGGTTATAAAACATACCTAAAACTAATAAAAGATATAATTTCTCAAAACCAGATAACATATACCAGTGGTATGCGTGAAGAAAAAGATAGAATTGAAAAAGCAATTGAATATACTGCAGCAGGTAATAAGACTGCAATTATAAGCAGTGGAGATGCCGGGGTTTATGGTATGGCTGGGCCAGTAATGGAATTAATAACTAAAAAGAACTACCAGATAGATGTCGAGGTAATTCCAGGTGTGCCAGCAGCTAATGCAGCTGCAGCAGTATTAGGAGCCCCATTAATGCATGACTACGTAACTATTAGCTTAAGCGATATTTTAACTCCCTGGGAGCAGATTAAAAAGCGAATAAAAGCTGCTGCTCAGGCAGATTTTGTTACAGTTCTCTATAACCCCAGAAGTAGTCGCAGAAAGAAACAACTTAATTTCACTAAAGAATATTTTTTAGATAAGCGTTCTCCTGAAACCCCTGTAGGTATAGTTAGAAACATTAGTAGAGAGGGCCAGGAAAAATTATTAACAACACTTGAGAAATTGCCTTTAGAAAAAGTAGATATGCTATCAACAGTGATTATAGGTAATTCTCAAAGCTATATATCAGAAGGGAAACTTATAACTCCAAGAGGGTATAATTTATGA
- a CDS encoding ABC transporter substrate-binding protein, with the protein MKRLRLLTGILLIGLLLLSVGTGTEALELRDGEILIDDQGKEINVTDVETVISLNPAITESLYMIGQFDNLVGVATSARSANWPEEVDELNNVGTIRNINIEKIVDIDPDLILGAAMSEAGLNKAEELGYRTAFVSPDNIDDILNNMLIYGEILGGLETAEIEVKRLETKIEEAIEKSPEDDERKTAAIFSTVEPPKVFGRGSVADQVATLAGLENAFPHDNDSSLTISFEDILVEDPDYIILVMAGREDIETNSNWQELTAVKEGNIIEPATEHILRLGPRVIEGITILNEKVY; encoded by the coding sequence ATGAAAAGACTAAGACTATTAACAGGTATATTACTTATTGGATTATTATTATTAAGTGTGGGAACAGGGACAGAAGCTCTGGAACTTAGAGATGGAGAGATATTAATTGATGATCAGGGTAAAGAGATTAATGTAACTGATGTCGAAACTGTCATCTCATTAAATCCTGCAATAACAGAATCTTTATATATGATCGGTCAGTTTGATAACTTAGTAGGGGTAGCTACATCAGCCCGCTCAGCCAATTGGCCAGAAGAAGTAGATGAACTGAATAATGTCGGAACTATTAGAAATATAAATATAGAAAAAATAGTAGATATTGATCCGGATTTGATCCTGGGAGCTGCAATGAGTGAAGCCGGTTTAAATAAAGCTGAAGAATTAGGATATAGAACTGCCTTTGTTTCTCCAGATAATATTGATGATATTCTAAATAATATGCTTATTTATGGTGAAATTTTAGGTGGTTTAGAAACTGCTGAAATAGAAGTAAAGAGATTAGAAACAAAAATAGAAGAAGCTATTGAAAAATCACCTGAAGATGACGAACGCAAGACAGCAGCTATTTTCTCTACTGTAGAACCACCTAAAGTATTTGGTAGAGGGAGTGTTGCAGATCAAGTTGCTACCCTTGCTGGCTTAGAAAATGCTTTTCCCCATGATAATGATAGTAGTTTAACTATCTCCTTTGAGGATATACTTGTTGAAGATCCTGATTATATTATCCTTGTTATGGCAGGAAGAGAAGATATAGAAACTAACTCAAACTGGCAGGAATTAACTGCTGTTAAAGAAGGTAATATTATAGAGCCTGCAACAGAACATATTCTAAGGCTTGGTCCAAGGGTTATTGAGGGAATAACAATTTTAAATGAGAAAGTTTATTAA
- a CDS encoding sirohydrochlorin cobaltochelatase, with translation MLVVSFGTSYHQTRKKTIEACEKRIASEFKDYDIKRAFTSQMIINKLKRRDNISINNPKEALKELYREGYEEVIVQPLHIINGSEFHEIAREVNRFKNQFKEIKLGNALLTDQSDYLKLVETLSSALNTREKEVVFMGHGSKHPANATYPALDYTFKAEGYSNFHIGAVEGYPGIDQVISNLSQAKSKNIVLTPLMLVAGDHAINDMAGEGRDSWQNLLESEGFNVENILKGLGEYQGVQQMYLNKINNLIKN, from the coding sequence ATTCTGGTAGTGAGTTTTGGTACCAGTTATCATCAGACCAGAAAAAAGACGATTGAAGCCTGTGAAAAAAGGATTGCCAGTGAGTTTAAAGATTATGATATCAAGCGTGCATTTACTTCTCAAATGATCATAAATAAATTAAAAAGGAGGGACAATATATCGATAAATAATCCTAAAGAGGCATTAAAAGAGTTATATAGAGAAGGTTATGAGGAAGTTATAGTCCAGCCGCTCCATATAATAAATGGTAGTGAATTTCATGAAATTGCTAGAGAAGTTAATAGATTTAAAAATCAATTTAAAGAAATTAAATTAGGGAATGCTCTTTTAACAGATCAGTCCGATTATCTAAAACTTGTTGAAACCCTGAGTTCAGCTTTAAATACCCGAGAAAAAGAAGTGGTTTTTATGGGACACGGGAGCAAACATCCTGCAAACGCAACATATCCAGCTTTAGATTACACCTTTAAAGCAGAAGGCTACAGTAATTTTCATATTGGTGCTGTTGAAGGTTATCCAGGTATTGATCAGGTGATCTCAAATTTAAGTCAGGCTAAAAGTAAAAATATAGTCTTAACCCCATTAATGCTGGTAGCTGGAGATCATGCTATCAATGATATGGCTGGAGAAGGCAGGGATAGCTGGCAAAATCTATTAGAATCAGAGGGCTTTAATGTTGAAAACATTCTTAAAGGCTTAGGTGAATACCAGGGTGTCCAGCAAATGTATCTAAATAAGATTAATAATTTAATAAAAAACTAA
- a CDS encoding cobyric acid synthase, with the protein MAKSIMFQGTASDAGKTLFTLALCRIYSQQGYRVAPFKSQNMASDSYKIEGEAEIALAQALQAEAAGINPETCMNPILMKPQGDNNSKIFINGSPIKSMSAAEYFSQKDKLLQAIKISLNILKDKYQLIVLEGGGNPAEVNLRDKDLVNMKVAALADAPVILIADIERGGVFASTIGTLDLLEPSERKRVKGIIINKFHGNPEYFKEGKEQIEELTDLPVLGVMPFIEELSIPDEDSCGQQREKLDYNATSYSERLKNYDRLAQKFKTYIDFEKLEEIIFNQEFSNE; encoded by the coding sequence ATGGCTAAATCAATAATGTTTCAGGGGACAGCATCAGATGCAGGCAAGACACTCTTTACCCTTGCCCTCTGCAGGATTTACAGCCAGCAGGGCTATAGAGTAGCACCCTTTAAATCACAGAATATGGCCTCTGATTCATACAAAATCGAAGGAGAAGCGGAAATCGCATTAGCCCAGGCACTCCAGGCTGAGGCTGCTGGTATCAATCCAGAAACTTGTATGAACCCTATCTTAATGAAGCCCCAGGGTGACAATAATTCAAAAATATTTATAAATGGTAGTCCAATAAAAAGTATGTCTGCAGCAGAATACTTTTCTCAAAAAGATAAGTTGTTACAGGCAATTAAAATAAGCTTAAATATCTTAAAAGATAAATATCAATTAATTGTCCTTGAAGGAGGAGGCAATCCAGCTGAAGTTAACCTTAGAGATAAAGATCTTGTCAATATGAAAGTTGCAGCACTGGCCGATGCCCCGGTTATCTTAATTGCCGATATTGAAAGAGGTGGTGTCTTTGCTTCAACCATAGGCACCCTGGATCTCTTAGAGCCTTCTGAAAGAAAAAGAGTCAAAGGTATAATTATTAATAAATTTCATGGCAATCCAGAATATTTCAAGGAAGGTAAAGAGCAGATTGAAGAACTAACAGATCTGCCTGTGCTAGGTGTTATGCCATTTATAGAAGAACTCTCTATTCCAGATGAAGATAGCTGTGGTCAACAACGGGAAAAATTAGATTATAATGCGACCAGTTATTCTGAAAGGTTAAAGAATTACGATAGACTGGCTCAAAAATTTAAAACCTATATAGATTTTGAAAAACTAGAAGAAATAATTTTCAACCAGGAGTTTTCTAATGAATAA
- a CDS encoding ABC transporter ATP-binding protein yields the protein MIIKAEKLSYNYGQLQALKDIDFQVKSGELLGVIGPNGSGKTTLVKNITGVLKSDGQVYFNNKEISLSSLDRKSIARKIGVVPQKSQLKGDFTVREVIEMGRYPHQSKFKKDDKSGRKVVDKIIDKLNLNKFTERFTGELSGGEFQKVLVARALAQEPEILIFDEATSHLDINHSIDIFKFARELIKQNQLTVIAIIHDLNLAAQFCDRLMVLKKGEKVSIGNPEEIITEEMLSSIFDLEALIKTNPANKRPFIIPVI from the coding sequence ATGATTATAAAAGCAGAAAAACTCTCATATAATTATGGTCAACTACAGGCTTTAAAAGATATAGACTTTCAGGTAAAATCAGGAGAACTACTTGGTGTAATTGGACCTAATGGATCTGGCAAAACAACCCTGGTAAAAAATATAACTGGTGTTTTAAAAAGTGATGGCCAGGTATATTTTAATAACAAAGAAATATCATTATCCTCTTTAGACAGAAAATCAATAGCAAGAAAAATAGGAGTAGTTCCTCAGAAGAGCCAGCTTAAAGGCGATTTTACTGTTAGAGAAGTAATTGAAATGGGGCGTTATCCTCATCAGAGTAAGTTTAAGAAAGATGATAAATCTGGCAGAAAAGTAGTAGATAAAATAATTGATAAACTTAATTTAAATAAATTTACAGAAAGGTTTACTGGAGAGCTTTCAGGTGGCGAATTTCAAAAAGTACTAGTAGCCAGAGCTTTAGCTCAGGAACCAGAGATATTAATTTTTGATGAGGCTACCTCACATCTTGACATAAATCATAGTATAGATATCTTCAAATTTGCAAGGGAATTAATTAAACAAAATCAATTAACAGTTATAGCTATTATTCATGATTTAAATCTTGCAGCTCAGTTCTGTGATAGATTAATGGTTTTAAAAAAAGGAGAGAAGGTATCCATTGGAAACCCAGAAGAAATAATAACAGAAGAAATGCTGTCTAGCATCTTTGATTTAGAAGCTTTAATTAAAACTAATCCAGCAAATAAAAGACCATTTATAATACCAGTAATTTGA